From Acipenser ruthenus chromosome 2, fAciRut3.2 maternal haplotype, whole genome shotgun sequence, a single genomic window includes:
- the LOC117408406 gene encoding pantothenate kinase 3-like isoform X1, protein MNGYHSPDEGDTETGKEETAGGKQQRPSKESASSAKAADGAENAVAAAAGGGTPRDRLASNSRTRQRIDSLKKNRPPFPWFGMDIGGTLVKLVYFEPKDITAEEEQEEVENLKSIRKYLTSNVAYGSTGIRDVHLELKDLTLCGRKGNLHFIRFPTQDMSAFIQMGRDKHFSSLHTTLCATGGGAYKFEPDFREMADLQLLKLDELDCLIKGVLYIDSVKFNGHSECYYFENPTDPVQCQKKPYNLENPYPLLLVNIGSGVSILAVYSKDNYKRVTGTSLGGGTFLGLCCLLTGCSTFEEALEMATRGESTTVDKLVRDIYGGDYERFGLPGWAVASSFGNMMCKEKRESICKEDLARATLVTITNNIGSITRMCALNENIDRVVFVGNFLRINTLSMKLLAYAMDYWSKGQLKALFLEHEGYFGSVGALLELLNPT, encoded by the exons ATGAACGGTTATCACAGTCCTGATGAGGGAGATACGGAGACCGGGAAGGAAGAGACGgcaggagggaagcagcagcggCCGTCTAAGGAGTCTGCAAGCAGCGCCAAAGCGGCGGATGGTGCAGAAAACGCAGTGGCAGCTGCAGCCGGAGGAGGCACACCGAGGGACCGCTTGGCGTCAAATTCTAGGACCAGGCAGAGGATTGACTCCCTAAAAAAGAACAGGCCGC CTTTCCCCTGGTTTGGGATGGATATTGGAGGGACCCTGGTAAAGCTAGTGTATTTTGAACCAAAGGACATCACTGCAGAGGAAGAGCAGGAGGAAGTTGAAAACCTCAAGAGCATTCGCAAATACCTGACGTCCAACGTTGCCTACGGTTCCACAGGGATTCGGGATGTTCACCTGGAGTTGAAGGACTTGACCTTGTGTGGCCGCAAAGGCAACCTGCACTTCATCCGCTTCCCCACACAGGACATGTCTGCCTTTATTCAGATGGGCCGGGATAAGCACTTCTCCAGTCTCCATACCACCCTGTGTGCCACTGGAGGGGGTGCTTATAAGTTTGAGCCAGATTTCCGCGAA ATGGCAGATCTTCAGCTCCTCAAGTTGGATGAACTGGACTGTCTTATAAAAGGAGTGCTATATATAGATTCAGTCAAGTTCAATGGACACTCAGAGTGCTATTACTTTGAAAACCCCACAGACCCAGTTCAGTGTCAGAAAAAGCCTTACAACCTGGAGAACCCCTATCCATTGCTGTTGGTCAACATTGGCTCTGGTGTGAGCATTCTTGCTGTTTATTCCAAAGACAATTACAAGCGAGTAACAGGGACCAG TCTTGGAGGTGGGACCTTTCTTGGTTTGTGCTGTCTGCTGACTGGCTGCTCAACTTTCGAAGAAGCCTTGGAGATGGCAACTCGTGGTGAAAGCACCACAGTGGACAAACTAGTCCGAGATATCTATGGAGGCGACTATGAGAGATTCGGACTACCAGGATGGGCTGTGGCATCTAG TTTTGGGAATATGATGTGCAAGGAAAAGCGTGAATCTATTTGTAAAGAAGACCTTGCCAGAGCTACACTAGTCACCATCACGAATAACATTGGCTCCATAACAAGGATGTGTGCACTGAATGAG AATATTGACAGGGTGGTATTTGTGGGCAATTTCTTGAGGATCAATACCCTTTCCATGAAGCTTTTGGCATATGCTATGGATTATTGGTCAAAGGGACAACTAAAAGCACTTTTTCTGGAACATGAG gGTTATTTTGGATCTGTTGGTGCCCTACTGGAGCTGTTGAACCCAACATAG
- the LOC117408406 gene encoding pantothenate kinase 2, mitochondrial-like isoform X2, whose translation MAQTAFPWFGMDIGGTLVKLVYFEPKDITAEEEQEEVENLKSIRKYLTSNVAYGSTGIRDVHLELKDLTLCGRKGNLHFIRFPTQDMSAFIQMGRDKHFSSLHTTLCATGGGAYKFEPDFREMADLQLLKLDELDCLIKGVLYIDSVKFNGHSECYYFENPTDPVQCQKKPYNLENPYPLLLVNIGSGVSILAVYSKDNYKRVTGTSLGGGTFLGLCCLLTGCSTFEEALEMATRGESTTVDKLVRDIYGGDYERFGLPGWAVASSFGNMMCKEKRESICKEDLARATLVTITNNIGSITRMCALNENIDRVVFVGNFLRINTLSMKLLAYAMDYWSKGQLKALFLEHEGYFGSVGALLELLNPT comes from the exons ATGGCACAAACAG CTTTCCCCTGGTTTGGGATGGATATTGGAGGGACCCTGGTAAAGCTAGTGTATTTTGAACCAAAGGACATCACTGCAGAGGAAGAGCAGGAGGAAGTTGAAAACCTCAAGAGCATTCGCAAATACCTGACGTCCAACGTTGCCTACGGTTCCACAGGGATTCGGGATGTTCACCTGGAGTTGAAGGACTTGACCTTGTGTGGCCGCAAAGGCAACCTGCACTTCATCCGCTTCCCCACACAGGACATGTCTGCCTTTATTCAGATGGGCCGGGATAAGCACTTCTCCAGTCTCCATACCACCCTGTGTGCCACTGGAGGGGGTGCTTATAAGTTTGAGCCAGATTTCCGCGAA ATGGCAGATCTTCAGCTCCTCAAGTTGGATGAACTGGACTGTCTTATAAAAGGAGTGCTATATATAGATTCAGTCAAGTTCAATGGACACTCAGAGTGCTATTACTTTGAAAACCCCACAGACCCAGTTCAGTGTCAGAAAAAGCCTTACAACCTGGAGAACCCCTATCCATTGCTGTTGGTCAACATTGGCTCTGGTGTGAGCATTCTTGCTGTTTATTCCAAAGACAATTACAAGCGAGTAACAGGGACCAG TCTTGGAGGTGGGACCTTTCTTGGTTTGTGCTGTCTGCTGACTGGCTGCTCAACTTTCGAAGAAGCCTTGGAGATGGCAACTCGTGGTGAAAGCACCACAGTGGACAAACTAGTCCGAGATATCTATGGAGGCGACTATGAGAGATTCGGACTACCAGGATGGGCTGTGGCATCTAG TTTTGGGAATATGATGTGCAAGGAAAAGCGTGAATCTATTTGTAAAGAAGACCTTGCCAGAGCTACACTAGTCACCATCACGAATAACATTGGCTCCATAACAAGGATGTGTGCACTGAATGAG AATATTGACAGGGTGGTATTTGTGGGCAATTTCTTGAGGATCAATACCCTTTCCATGAAGCTTTTGGCATATGCTATGGATTATTGGTCAAAGGGACAACTAAAAGCACTTTTTCTGGAACATGAG gGTTATTTTGGATCTGTTGGTGCCCTACTGGAGCTGTTGAACCCAACATAG